A window of the Deinococcus gobiensis I-0 genome harbors these coding sequences:
- a CDS encoding serine hydrolase gives MGGAPEPGGIPGRNRDMHHLTLTALLALPAPALAQTTAPAPAVAPATARPAPETSAGLGDALTRLFAAPALQAGWFAPDFLAQVPLTAIEAQFTQIRAAYGAFVRLDTSGTQPVAVYERGALRVTAARLDDQGRLTTFGAAPAPVRAAPDLTQAQLAEAATLLTRLFSGERFDPALFDPAFLAAVPAEQLDAIHAGLTASLGAFVRAEPQGQAWVLVYERGTVPVLAFSVNAQGLVTGLRIGGAVPQLGTLEEARAAFAELPGQVSVLVREVGQGAPLLDLNAGRLLAVGSTFKLAILGEVQAQVRAGRLGWDSGVQLTDALRSLPSGTLQDAPAGAYPVSDLAARMIRDSDNTATDLLLNAVGREGVEARLGQRAIPSTRELFALKNPANAELLRAYRAAGLDAAARRAVLAQAATAPLPARGWAVPTALDVEWYVNTDRLCRLMADVAGLDATQLEPGVATPGDFARVSYKGGSEPGVLNLTTQITTKAGRTFCVSATWNRPEALDETRFLGLYAATLRLLR, from the coding sequence ATGGGCGGCGCGCCGGAACCCGGCGGCATTCCGGGCCGTAACCGTGACATGCATCACCTGACCCTGACCGCCCTGCTCGCCCTCCCGGCTCCGGCGCTGGCCCAGACGACCGCCCCCGCGCCGGCAGTGGCCCCGGCGACCGCCCGCCCCGCCCCCGAGACCAGCGCCGGTCTCGGGGACGCCCTGACGCGGCTGTTCGCGGCCCCTGCCCTCCAGGCCGGGTGGTTCGCGCCCGACTTTCTGGCGCAGGTGCCCCTGACGGCCATCGAGGCACAGTTCACCCAGATCCGCGCGGCCTATGGGGCCTTCGTGCGGCTGGACACCTCGGGTACGCAGCCGGTCGCCGTGTACGAGCGCGGGGCCCTGCGGGTCACGGCGGCGCGGCTCGACGATCAGGGCCGCCTGACCACCTTCGGCGCGGCGCCCGCGCCGGTGCGGGCCGCCCCCGACCTGACCCAGGCCCAGCTGGCGGAGGCCGCCACGCTCCTGACGCGCCTGTTCTCGGGCGAACGCTTCGACCCGGCCCTGTTCGATCCGGCCTTTCTGGCGGCGGTCCCTGCCGAGCAGCTCGACGCGATCCACGCCGGCCTGACCGCGAGCCTGGGGGCCTTCGTGCGGGCCGAGCCGCAAGGCCAGGCCTGGGTGCTGGTCTACGAACGCGGGACGGTACCGGTGCTGGCCTTCAGTGTCAATGCCCAGGGCCTCGTGACCGGCCTGCGGATCGGCGGCGCCGTGCCGCAGCTCGGCACACTGGAGGAAGCCCGCGCCGCCTTCGCCGAGCTGCCCGGGCAGGTGAGCGTGCTCGTGCGCGAGGTGGGCCAGGGCGCGCCGCTGCTCGACCTGAACGCGGGGCGACTGCTGGCGGTCGGCTCGACCTTCAAGCTCGCCATTCTGGGCGAGGTGCAGGCGCAGGTCCGCGCCGGCCGCCTGGGCTGGGACAGCGGGGTGCAGCTCACCGACGCGCTGCGCAGCCTGCCCAGCGGCACCCTTCAGGACGCCCCGGCCGGCGCCTACCCCGTCTCGGACCTCGCCGCGCGCATGATCCGCGACAGCGACAACACCGCGACCGACCTGCTCCTGAACGCGGTGGGCCGCGAGGGGGTCGAGGCGCGGCTGGGGCAGCGCGCCATTCCCAGCACGCGCGAGCTGTTCGCGCTGAAAAACCCGGCCAACGCCGAGCTGCTGCGGGCCTACCGCGCGGCCGGGCTGGACGCGGCGGCCCGGCGCGCGGTGCTCGCACAGGCGGCCACCGCGCCGCTGCCTGCCCGGGGCTGGGCCGTTCCCACGGCGCTGGACGTCGAGTGGTACGTGAACACCGACCGCCTGTGCCGCCTGATGGCCGACGTGGCGGGGCTGGACGCCACGCAGCTCGAACCCGGTGTGGCGACTCCGGGCGACTTCGCCCGCGTGAGCTACAAGGGAGGCAGCGAGCCCGGCGTCCTGAACCTGACCACCCAGATCACGACGAAGGCCGGGCGCACCTTCTGCGTCAGCGCCACGTGGAACCGCCCCGAGGCGCTGGACGAGACGCGTTTTCTGGGCCTGTACGCGGCCACGCTCAGGCTGCTGCGCTGA
- the gatC gene encoding Asp-tRNA(Asn)/Glu-tRNA(Gln) amidotransferase subunit GatC produces MIDAAQIDHLAQLARLHLTPEERADMGADLTRVLGYFEQLADVDTSGVEEMQRPVDLVNVLRADVPGETFAPAVVAGLAPETQDGFIRVPRTVEAD; encoded by the coding sequence ATGATTGACGCGGCCCAGATCGACCATCTCGCGCAGCTCGCGCGGCTGCACCTGACCCCGGAGGAGCGGGCGGACATGGGGGCGGACCTGACCCGCGTGCTGGGGTACTTCGAGCAGCTGGCCGACGTGGACACGAGCGGCGTCGAGGAGATGCAGCGTCCCGTGGACCTCGTGAACGTGCTGCGCGCCGACGTGCCCGGCGAGACCTTCGCGCCCGCCGTGGTGGCCGGGCTGGCCCCCGAAACCCAGGACGGCTTCATCCGCGTGCCGCGCACCGTCGAGGCCGACTGA
- the serS gene encoding serine--tRNA ligase, whose product MLDLKFIRENAGAVQRAIEVKRVSLDLNELLRLDRDLVALKQRVEAMQTERNANAKLVPRATPEERSALIQKGKDLAEELKALEPALRAHDEQLRHLLLRVPNIPHATVPIGADDGDNVELRREGTPPEFAFTPLDHVELLERQGWSDPERVARVSGSRSYLLKGEAALLEMAVLMFALDFLNGRGLTPLSTTALVRPETLMASGHFPGGEDQVYKIEGDDLMLAGTAEVPVNSLYAGEQLAGETLPLAFAAISAAFRSEAGSAGRDVRGLIRVHEFRKVEQYVICRADEAEALKWFGAILANAEAILAALELPYRVVQNCTGDMGAGKVLMYDIEAWVPSEAQYRETHSCSYLGDWQARRTGLRYRGEDGKLQFAHTLNNTGIATPRILVPLLENHQQADGTVRVPAALQPYLGGRAVLGRPVRELADA is encoded by the coding sequence ATGCTCGACCTCAAGTTCATCCGTGAAAACGCCGGGGCCGTGCAGCGCGCCATCGAGGTCAAGCGCGTGAGCCTCGACCTGAACGAGCTGCTGCGCCTGGACCGCGACCTCGTGGCCCTCAAGCAGCGTGTCGAGGCGATGCAGACCGAGCGCAACGCCAACGCCAAGCTCGTGCCCCGCGCCACCCCCGAGGAGAGGAGCGCCCTGATCCAGAAGGGCAAGGACCTCGCCGAGGAACTCAAGGCGCTGGAGCCGGCCCTGCGCGCCCACGACGAGCAGCTGCGGCACCTGCTGCTGCGTGTGCCGAACATCCCGCACGCCACGGTGCCGATCGGGGCCGACGACGGCGACAACGTCGAGCTGCGCCGGGAGGGCACGCCGCCCGAGTTCGCCTTCACGCCGCTCGACCATGTCGAACTGCTCGAACGCCAGGGCTGGAGCGACCCCGAGCGCGTGGCGCGCGTGTCGGGCAGCCGCAGCTACCTCCTGAAGGGCGAGGCGGCGCTGCTGGAGATGGCCGTGCTGATGTTCGCCCTGGATTTCCTGAACGGGCGCGGCCTGACCCCCCTCTCGACCACGGCCCTGGTGCGCCCCGAGACGCTGATGGCTTCGGGACACTTTCCGGGCGGCGAGGATCAGGTCTACAAGATCGAGGGCGACGATCTCATGCTCGCGGGCACGGCCGAGGTGCCGGTCAACAGCCTCTACGCGGGCGAGCAGCTCGCGGGCGAGACGCTGCCGCTGGCCTTCGCGGCCATCAGCGCGGCCTTCCGCAGCGAGGCGGGGTCGGCGGGGCGCGACGTGCGCGGCCTGATCCGTGTCCATGAGTTCCGCAAGGTCGAGCAGTACGTGATCTGCCGCGCCGACGAGGCCGAGGCCCTGAAGTGGTTCGGGGCCATCCTGGCGAACGCCGAGGCGATCCTCGCGGCGCTGGAACTGCCCTACCGCGTCGTCCAGAACTGCACGGGCGACATGGGCGCGGGCAAGGTGCTGATGTACGACATCGAGGCCTGGGTGCCCAGCGAGGCGCAGTACCGCGAAACCCACTCCTGCTCGTATCTGGGCGACTGGCAGGCCCGGCGCACCGGCCTGCGCTACCGGGGCGAGGACGGCAAGTTGCAGTTCGCCCATACCCTGAACAACACCGGCATCGCCACGCCGCGCATCCTGGTGCCGCTGCTCGAAAACCACCAGCAGGCCGACGGCACCGTCCGTGTGCCCGCCGCATTGCAGCCCTACCTGGGGGGGCGCGCCGTGCTGGGCCGGCCTGTCCGTGAACTGGCGGACGCCTGA
- a CDS encoding toxic anion resistance protein — MSDKLSPLTPPEAALRAPDAVPQVPAQEAPEMVPLSDEDRARLDQMARAFAEDVLSAGAHGPEFRRKLDAVHDLGLPEQRAAAQSSNRMLERPLRATRAGALAEGSEILKGLTDLRRTVEDLDPSRAPTPRRLFGMLPGAKKVQNHLDKYQSAQGHLNGILESLYRGQDELRRDNAVIETEKVHLWETMQKLRQYAHVGKAVDEALSTRLAQLAQTDPEKARMVSEELLFAVRQRVTDLLTQLAVSIQGYLALDLVRRNNLELIKGVDRATTTTVSALKTALMVSQALGTQQAVLGQVTAVNDTTGRMISSTAQLLRQQSTEIQKQAGSATVDPQIIQAAFREVYGALDAISVYRQQALDRFRDTMQVLDKEVGQAQTYLDRERQQAARELAQDLNVTDKGDLKL, encoded by the coding sequence ATGAGTGACAAGCTTTCCCCGCTGACTCCGCCCGAGGCGGCGCTCCGGGCGCCCGACGCCGTGCCGCAGGTGCCCGCGCAGGAAGCCCCGGAGATGGTGCCCCTCTCGGACGAGGACCGCGCCCGCCTGGATCAGATGGCCCGCGCCTTCGCCGAGGACGTGCTCTCGGCCGGGGCGCACGGCCCCGAGTTCCGGCGCAAACTGGACGCCGTGCACGACCTGGGCCTGCCCGAGCAGCGCGCCGCCGCCCAGAGCAGCAACCGCATGCTCGAACGCCCGCTGCGCGCCACCCGCGCCGGGGCCCTGGCCGAGGGCAGCGAGATCCTCAAGGGCCTGACCGACCTGCGCCGCACCGTCGAGGACCTCGATCCCAGCCGCGCGCCCACGCCCCGGCGCCTGTTCGGCATGCTGCCCGGCGCCAAGAAGGTGCAGAACCACCTCGACAAGTACCAGAGCGCGCAGGGGCACCTCAACGGCATCCTGGAGTCGCTGTACCGGGGCCAGGACGAATTGCGCCGCGACAACGCCGTCATCGAGACCGAGAAGGTCCACCTCTGGGAGACGATGCAGAAGCTCCGGCAGTACGCCCACGTGGGCAAGGCGGTGGACGAGGCCCTGAGCACCCGCCTCGCGCAGCTCGCGCAGACCGACCCCGAGAAGGCGCGCATGGTCAGCGAGGAGCTGCTGTTCGCGGTGCGCCAGCGCGTCACCGACCTGCTTACCCAGCTCGCGGTAAGCATCCAGGGCTACCTGGCGCTCGACCTCGTGCGGCGCAACAACCTCGAACTCATCAAGGGCGTGGACCGCGCGACCACCACCACCGTCAGCGCCCTCAAGACCGCCCTGATGGTCTCGCAGGCCCTGGGGACGCAACAGGCGGTGCTGGGGCAGGTCACGGCCGTGAACGACACGACCGGGCGCATGATCTCCAGCACGGCCCAGCTCCTGCGCCAGCAGTCCACCGAAATCCAGAAACAGGCGGGCAGCGCCACGGTGGACCCGCAGATCATCCAGGCGGCCTTCCGTGAGGTGTACGGCGCGCTCGACGCCATCAGCGTATACCGCCAGCAGGCGCTCGACCGCTTCCGCGACACCATGCAGGTGCTCGACAAGGAGGTCGGCCAGGCCCAGACCTACCTCGACCGCGAGCGCCAGCAGGCCGCCCGCGAGCTGGCCCAAGACCTGAACGTGACCGATAAGGGCGACCTGAAGCTCTGA